A window of the Tachysurus fulvidraco isolate hzauxx_2018 chromosome 6, HZAU_PFXX_2.0, whole genome shotgun sequence genome harbors these coding sequences:
- the grb14 gene encoding growth factor receptor-bound protein 14 isoform X3, with product MLCTQPYLNCRASPKSQLCLPSNTGVIKVYSEDNSSRAVEVPSDITARDICQLFILKNHCIDDHSWTLIEHLAHLGIERIIEDHESVLEVQSNWGMDSDSRLYFRKNYAKYEFFKKPLDFFPESMVSISSEANGLMNHSQLIQTFLNSSTCPEIHGFLSSKEQGRKSWKKFYFVLRRSGLYFSNKGTSKEPRHLQFVAEFCDSDVYTLLSARKTHGAPTDYGFCIKPSKSSSARDFKLLCADVEQTRTCWITAMRLFKFGMQLYQNFIQPHQKQKSSPMRSISENSLVAMDFSGQRSRVIDNPSEALSVAVEEGLSWRRKSCHRLSHGSCSPSQSSLSNIAIHMAQPWFHSKLSRDEAHKLITQHGLIDGVFLLRDSQSNPKTFVLSLCHAQRIRHFQIVPVEDDGELFYSLDDGNTRFSDLLQLVEFYQLNRGVLPCKLKHHCARTTL from the exons ATGCTGTGTACTCAGCCTTACCTAAACTGCAGAGCTAGCCCCAAATCACAGCTCTGCTTGCCATCCAATACGGGG GTGATCAAAGTATACAGTGAGGACAACAGCAGTCGAGCTGTGGAGGTCCCCAGTGACATCACTGCCCGGGATATCTGCCAGCTGTTCATTCTGAAGAACCACTGCATCGATGACCACAGCTGGACGTTGATTGAGCACCTTGCTCATCTGGGTATTG AAAGAATCATAGAAGACCATGAATCAGTCCTGGAAGTGCAGTCTAACTGGGGCATGGACTCAGACAGCCGTCTGTATTTCAGGAAGAATTATGCCAAATATGAATTCTTCAAGAaacctctg GATTTTTTTCCAGAAAGCATGGTGTCTATATCAAGTGAAGCCAATGGCCTCATGAACCACTCACAGCTTATCCAG ACATTTCTCAACTCCAGCACATGTCCTGAGATCCACGGTTTTCTCTCCTCGAAAGAGCAAGGCAGGAAGTCCTGGAAGAAGTTCTATTTTGTGTTGAGAAGGTCTGGGCTGTATTTTTCCAATAAGGGCACATCAAag GAACCCAGACATCTGCAGTTTGTTGCAGAGTTTTGTGACAGTGATGTCTACACTTTATTATCAGCCAGAAAAACACACGGAGCTCCCACAGACTACGGATTCTGTATAAAG CCGAGTAAGTCAAGCTCAGCTCGGGACTTCAAACTGCTATGTGCAGATGTTGAGCAGACCAGAACCTGCTGGATCACAGCTATGCGCCTCTTCAAG TTTGGGATGCAGTTGTACCAAAACTTCATCCAGCCTCATCAGAAGCAGAAAAGTTCTCCAATG agaaGCATTTCAGAGAACTCTCTCGTGGCCATGGATTTCTCAGGGCAGAGGAGCCGTGTGATTGATAACCCATCAGAGGCTTTGTCAGTGGCTGTGGAGGAAGGTCTATCATGGAGG AGGAAGAGCTGCCATCGTCTCAGCCATGGAAGCTGCTCTCCCTCCCAAAGCTCCTTATCCAACATAG CAATCCACATGGCTCAGCCGTGGTTTCACAGCAAACTGTCTCGAGACGAGGCTCACAAACTCATCACCCAGCATGGCCTCATTGATGG AGTTTTCCTATTAAGGGACAGCCAAAGCAACCCCAAGACCTTCGTCCTGTCCCTTTGTCATGCACAGAGAATCAGACACTTTCAGATAGTCCCT gttGAGGATGATGGCGAGCTGTTCTACAGCCTGGATGACGGAAACACTCGCTTCAGTGATCTGCTTCAGCTGGTGGAGTTTTATCAGCTAAACCGTGGAGTTTTGCCCTGCAAGCTCAAACACCACTGTGCCCGAACCACCCTGTGA
- the grb14 gene encoding growth factor receptor-bound protein 14 isoform X2 → MICSQFAGLVLTASLSFEMNGVLSVEGVRCEVIKVYSEDNSSRAVEVPSDITARDICQLFILKNHCIDDHSWTLIEHLAHLGIERIIEDHESVLEVQSNWGMDSDSRLYFRKNYAKYEFFKKPLDFFPESMVSISSEANGLMNHSQLIQTFLNSSTCPEIHGFLSSKEQGRKSWKKFYFVLRRSGLYFSNKGTSKEPRHLQFVAEFCDSDVYTLLSARKTHGAPTDYGFCIKPSKSSSARDFKLLCADVEQTRTCWITAMRLFKFGMQLYQNFIQPHQKQKSSPMRSISENSLVAMDFSGQRSRVIDNPSEALSVAVEEGLSWRRKSCHRLSHGSCSPSQSSLSNIAIHMAQPWFHSKLSRDEAHKLITQHGLIDGVFLLRDSQSNPKTFVLSLCHAQRIRHFQIVPVEDDGELFYSLDDGNTRFSDLLQLVEFYQLNRGVLPCKLKHHCARTTL, encoded by the exons ATGATCTGCTCCCAGTTTGCTGGCCTGGTTCTCACTGCTTCACTGTCATTCGAAATGAATGGAGTGTTGAGTGTGGAGGGCGTGAGGTGTGAG GTGATCAAAGTATACAGTGAGGACAACAGCAGTCGAGCTGTGGAGGTCCCCAGTGACATCACTGCCCGGGATATCTGCCAGCTGTTCATTCTGAAGAACCACTGCATCGATGACCACAGCTGGACGTTGATTGAGCACCTTGCTCATCTGGGTATTG AAAGAATCATAGAAGACCATGAATCAGTCCTGGAAGTGCAGTCTAACTGGGGCATGGACTCAGACAGCCGTCTGTATTTCAGGAAGAATTATGCCAAATATGAATTCTTCAAGAaacctctg GATTTTTTTCCAGAAAGCATGGTGTCTATATCAAGTGAAGCCAATGGCCTCATGAACCACTCACAGCTTATCCAG ACATTTCTCAACTCCAGCACATGTCCTGAGATCCACGGTTTTCTCTCCTCGAAAGAGCAAGGCAGGAAGTCCTGGAAGAAGTTCTATTTTGTGTTGAGAAGGTCTGGGCTGTATTTTTCCAATAAGGGCACATCAAag GAACCCAGACATCTGCAGTTTGTTGCAGAGTTTTGTGACAGTGATGTCTACACTTTATTATCAGCCAGAAAAACACACGGAGCTCCCACAGACTACGGATTCTGTATAAAG CCGAGTAAGTCAAGCTCAGCTCGGGACTTCAAACTGCTATGTGCAGATGTTGAGCAGACCAGAACCTGCTGGATCACAGCTATGCGCCTCTTCAAG TTTGGGATGCAGTTGTACCAAAACTTCATCCAGCCTCATCAGAAGCAGAAAAGTTCTCCAATG agaaGCATTTCAGAGAACTCTCTCGTGGCCATGGATTTCTCAGGGCAGAGGAGCCGTGTGATTGATAACCCATCAGAGGCTTTGTCAGTGGCTGTGGAGGAAGGTCTATCATGGAGG AGGAAGAGCTGCCATCGTCTCAGCCATGGAAGCTGCTCTCCCTCCCAAAGCTCCTTATCCAACATAG CAATCCACATGGCTCAGCCGTGGTTTCACAGCAAACTGTCTCGAGACGAGGCTCACAAACTCATCACCCAGCATGGCCTCATTGATGG AGTTTTCCTATTAAGGGACAGCCAAAGCAACCCCAAGACCTTCGTCCTGTCCCTTTGTCATGCACAGAGAATCAGACACTTTCAGATAGTCCCT gttGAGGATGATGGCGAGCTGTTCTACAGCCTGGATGACGGAAACACTCGCTTCAGTGATCTGCTTCAGCTGGTGGAGTTTTATCAGCTAAACCGTGGAGTTTTGCCCTGCAAGCTCAAACACCACTGTGCCCGAACCACCCTGTGA